The genomic region GACGATACTCAAAATGTCCATTTAGCGTCTCAAAAGAACAGCGGCGGTTAGGTTAGAAAAGAGTGTAGATGAAGGGCGCAATCGCCGATCCCTGGGCGAACACCAGCATCACCACCACCAGAATCAAGATGACCACCATGGGGATCAACCACCAGCGTTTTCGCTTCCATAGAAAGGTAAGCAATTCTCCGATGATTCCCATGCGGGAAAGTAGACTGCTGCGAGGTTGTTCACTCATTCGCCCCTCCAAACATTGATGCCCACTATAGCACAGTGCGGATTTCGCAGCGAACTCGACCCGTCATGAAAAAAAGAGCCGCCCAGGAGGGCGGCTCCATAGTGCCGGACCACGTAGACAGCATCGAAAGTCATTCCGCAGCGGTCACGAACACCACATCTGCCGGCATGCCGGGTTTGAGCGAATTGCTCGAATCTTCTACCGACAAATCAACCGCGTAAACCGTTGTCTGGCGGTCTTCCTGGGTTTGCACGTTGCGCGGGGTGTACTCCGCCTGGTTTGCGATGCGTATCACGACCGCCTGGAAAGTCTGGTCGGGGAACGAATCCACGCTCACTTCGGCCTCGTCACCGATGTCGATCTGCCCGTAGCGATCCTCCGGCAGATAAACGGTGATGGTCAGACGGTCCAGCTGCCCGATGGTCATAAGCGTCATTCCCGGTACGGCCACCTCTCCGGGCTCGACGCTGCGCGTCATCACCACGCCCGACACCGCGGACTCGACGGTCAGTTTCTCGAGCTGCACTTCGAGCAAATCCAGGGCCGCCTGGGTTTGCGCCTCGGCCGTTCCGGCTTGTTCCACCGCAGCTTGCGCCTGGTTTACGGCGGCCTGCGCCACGGTCAAATTCGCTTCGGCCTGTTTGACTCCGGCCTGCGCAGCCTGCACGCGCAGCGATTCACGTCCCACCAGAAGCTGATCGCGTTGGTCCAATGCGGTCTCGTAGCGTTCGATCGCCACAGCCAGATGGGCGCGTGCTTCGAGCACGTCCTTGGCCTCTTCCTCACTCAGCAGCGAATCGTAATCGTCCTGCGCCGCCTCCAGCTCGTCCTTCGCTTTGTCGTAGATATCGTCGATGAAATCGTCCATGTAGCTTCGATCCAACGAGGCAACCCGCCGTTCCCAGAGTTCCCGGGCCACTTCAAACGCAGCCTGCGCATCCAACAATCGCTCTTGCGCGGCGGTCAACTTATCGGACCCCGTTGCCTTAATAACGGCCTCGTAATTGGTCCGTTCCTCCTCCAGCATTTTACTCGCCGCATCGATCTCGGCTTCAGCGCCGGCGAGGTACTCCGATTGCTCGAAATACCAGGCGGGCAGATCGAAGCTGTAGGGAAAGACCTCCGCCCAGGCCTGCGTGCGAGTGGGGGAATCCTGGGCTCGAGCGGCCGCCAGTTCCATTTCATACTGCAAGTTGGCCAATTCCACGCCCGCTTGCGCGGCTGATAACCCGGCTTTGGCCGAATCGAGCATGCTTTGCGCCGCACTCCGGCTGGCCAGTGCGGATTTGTGGGCCGCCTCGGCCTGTGCGATCTGTTGGGTCAAAGCTTCACCGTCCATGCGGAAGAGCGCCTCGCCCGCCTGGACGGAATCGCCTTCCTCCACGAACACTTCGACCACTCGCCCCGCCAGTTCCGGCGCCACGACCACCTCGACGGCTTCGACCACTCCGGAAGCACGAAGCTGATTCGATCCGCCGCCGGAACATGCACTCAGCACTCCGCCCAACAGGATGATACCGATCATTAGCCAATGGATTCGTTTTTCACGCATGTAAACCTCCTGCTTTCAAACTCGACGGAGATGGATCTCCGATCGAGCCAACTTTTCCATCAACGCATACTGGCGATAAATACGTCTTCCAGCGAGGGCTCGACGACCGTGATCGTGCCCGGGTCGATGCTTGCCCCGCGCAGTTCCTTCCGGATGGCCTTCTCACTCGCCTGCACGTCGGCTACCGTCACGTGGAGCAGTGATCCGTATAATTCCACACTTTCCAGCGCCAACTTGCCGGATTCCTGTGCCGCACGCAGTACCTTGACCGCTCGTTCGGCGTCCGCAGGCGCGATCTCCAGAACCTGGCCGCGCATCATGCTTTCCTTGATCGATCTCGGCGAGCCGCGTGCGATGATCTTGCCGCGCTGGAGGAAAGCCAGACGGTGGCAGTGTTCCGCCTCATCCATGTAATGGGTGGTGACGAAGACCGTCACGCCCTGGACGATCAAATCGTAGAGCAAATCCCAAAACGCCCGCCGCGATACCGGATCGACGCCGGCCGTCGGTTCATCCAGGAAGACCAGTTCGGGACGGTGAAGGATCGCCGCGCTCAGCGCCAAACGCTGGCGCCAGCCGCCGGAAAGTTCGCGCGTTTTCGAGTGCTCGTGCTCCTCCAGCCCGGCCATCTTCAGGGCTGTCTGGATGCGCTCTTCCAATTCCGCATTGGAAAGCCCGTAGACCTTGCCGTAGAAAGTGAGATTGTGGCGCACGGTGAGATCGTTGTACAGGCTGAAACGCTGGGACATGTAACCCACCCGGCTCCGAATGCGTTCCGGGTGCTCGAGCACCGGCACCCCCAGCACCTGCACCGTGCCCTGGGTGGGCTTCAACAAACCGAGCATCATACGAATCGTGGTCGTTTTTCCCGAGCCATTGGGGCCTAGGAATCCGAAGATTTCCCCACGATGCACCTCGAAATCGATCCCATCGACTGCGGTGAAATC from Anaerolineales bacterium harbors:
- a CDS encoding ABC transporter ATP-binding protein yields the protein MNTKDNNRAIIARDLTKQFGDFTAVDGIDFEVHRGEIFGFLGPNGSGKTTTIRMMLGLLKPTQGTVQVLGVPVLEHPERIRSRVGYMSQRFSLYNDLTVRHNLTFYGKVYGLSNAELEERIQTALKMAGLEEHEHSKTRELSGGWRQRLALSAAILHRPELVFLDEPTAGVDPVSRRAFWDLLYDLIVQGVTVFVTTHYMDEAEHCHRLAFLQRGKIIARGSPRSIKESMMRGQVLEIAPADAERAVKVLRAAQESGKLALESVELYGSLLHVTVADVQASEKAIRKELRGASIDPGTITVVEPSLEDVFIASMR
- a CDS encoding DUF5989 family protein, which gives rise to MSEQPRSSLLSRMGIIGELLTFLWKRKRWWLIPMVVILILVVVMLVFAQGSAIAPFIYTLF
- a CDS encoding efflux RND transporter periplasmic adaptor subunit, coding for MREKRIHWLMIGIILLGGVLSACSGGGSNQLRASGVVEAVEVVVAPELAGRVVEVFVEEGDSVQAGEALFRMDGEALTQQIAQAEAAHKSALASRSAAQSMLDSAKAGLSAAQAGVELANLQYEMELAAARAQDSPTRTQAWAEVFPYSFDLPAWYFEQSEYLAGAEAEIDAASKMLEEERTNYEAVIKATGSDKLTAAQERLLDAQAAFEVARELWERRVASLDRSYMDDFIDDIYDKAKDELEAAQDDYDSLLSEEEAKDVLEARAHLAVAIERYETALDQRDQLLVGRESLRVQAAQAGVKQAEANLTVAQAAVNQAQAAVEQAGTAEAQTQAALDLLEVQLEKLTVESAVSGVVMTRSVEPGEVAVPGMTLMTIGQLDRLTITVYLPEDRYGQIDIGDEAEVSVDSFPDQTFQAVVIRIANQAEYTPRNVQTQEDRQTTVYAVDLSVEDSSNSLKPGMPADVVFVTAAE